A region from the Curtobacterium sp. MCBA15_012 genome encodes:
- the rsmG gene encoding 16S rRNA (guanine(527)-N(7))-methyltransferase RsmG encodes MTDEAPAPVLEQEPAAAVDLFGDRIELARSFTHELARRGEELGLIGPLELPRLWTRHILNSALLAPLLEARGRVADVGSGAGLPGLVLAIARPDVSFTLIEPMERRCEWLTSEATRLGLDNVEVVRGRAEDVADEIVVDQVTARAVSALSKLIPLTVPLVRSGGQLILMKGARVDEEIEKARKVILRKRLADVEVLELGDGVVEETTRVFRATVD; translated from the coding sequence ATGACGGACGAGGCACCGGCCCCGGTCCTGGAACAGGAGCCCGCCGCGGCGGTCGACCTGTTCGGCGATCGGATCGAGCTCGCACGCTCCTTCACACACGAGCTCGCGCGTCGGGGCGAGGAGCTGGGCCTCATCGGCCCGCTCGAGCTGCCTCGCCTGTGGACACGACACATCCTCAACTCTGCACTCCTGGCACCCCTCCTGGAGGCGCGTGGCCGGGTTGCCGACGTCGGTTCGGGTGCCGGGTTGCCGGGTCTCGTGCTCGCGATCGCTCGGCCCGACGTGTCCTTCACGCTCATCGAGCCGATGGAACGGCGTTGCGAGTGGCTGACGAGCGAGGCCACACGCCTGGGGCTGGACAACGTCGAGGTCGTCCGTGGCCGGGCTGAGGACGTCGCTGACGAGATCGTCGTCGACCAGGTGACCGCGCGCGCGGTCAGTGCCCTGTCGAAGCTCATCCCGCTGACGGTGCCGCTCGTTCGTTCCGGAGGGCAGCTCATCCTGATGAAGGGCGCTCGGGTCGACGAGGAGATCGAGAAGGCCCGCAAGGTCATCCTCCGGAAGCGGCTCGCCGACGTCGAGGTTCTCGAGCTCGG